The sequence GTGAATTGGGGTATTCAACTAACTCCAAACGCATATAGTGTTTATCAATGACTTTTTTGAGATTGGCGATAATTTCTGCAAAATAACTTTCTCTTTCTTCTCCTAATTCTTCAATGATTCCCAGTCGCATGACCAAAGAGGAGCGAACTGCAACGATGTAAAGTGTAATCGCTAACATCGTTCCTACCAAAGCTTCTGTTAATGCCACATCCGCAGCTCCCAAAACCGCATACACTAATGCAGCAACTGCTCCTAAAATAGCTCGAATCACTAATGCTTGGTAGGGATTAACCTGAAAAACCAGCATCAATGCAACTAAGGGGAGTAAGGCGACAATGACATAAATATAGCTATCAATCATTTTTGCTTTTTATTAAAAACTCGAAAGTAATGAAAAAAATACACAAGAAAATTTGATTCATAGACTACCTTTATAAATATCTTCAAAAAAAACAAAATAATCAAAGAAAGTATGTAATTGATATATTGTATAACTGTCCATATTTTTGCGGTCTAGATAGTAATTAAAAACTCGAGAGAAACGATTAAAACTCAATATTGATTGGTATTGCTTTTCTAACTTCTTTCTTTGTTTTCTTCGTTCTGCCTTACATAAGGTACTGGCAATCAATTTAAAATTTATCCATAGATATTTATATTCTGTCTCTATCCGAATTACCTCATAAGAATCTCGCTTTAATTGTTCTAAACAGTTATATATTGGTTGTAATAAGATATTTGATTTTTCTCCATTGCCCTCTATCTCTATTGGTAACAAATCAATGACAGCCCATCTTGTAAAACAGACATCACTAGACATCATAGAATCAATCAACTCCCAATAATTGTCTAATCCCAACCATTGCATTTCACAGAATAGCCTAGATAAAATCAAAGGATCGGTATCTTGTAAGTAATAAAAAGCTTTCTTTAAAGCAGAAATGCTATTGTGGCTGCAAGTTTTTCCTAATGTATAGATGGCATCCTTGACAGTATTACGATCGCTGGAAGAAAGTAAGCTTTCAAGAGTTTTGACAATTAAAGATTTTGGATATTTTTCTCTGAATTCCGTCAATTCACTATAACGATTTCCACATACTACTAAGTCTCGAACGATAAAACAAGTCTCACTTATTTTATTTCGATCTTGAGATTTGAGCAACCGACAAAGACTTTCTTCTAATTCAGCAAAAGACAAGTTATTGACAATGTTAACCAAGTAATCGAGATCGAGAGAATCACCATACTTTTTTATATTATCAATAACAATATTTTCTTTGGTTTGCATGATATTCAATCACTATTTACATCAATTTTTTTGTATATTCAAAACTTTATTTCCTTTTTTATCTCATTGAAAAAACTGTTCTGATGTTAAGTTTCATTCCTCAACCCAACCGACTTCATCTGTTGAGTGAGAAGAACGAATATTCTTTCCACTACTAGAACAGTACGCCAAGACATATCCTAAAACTGTGTTCCAAATTGCTAAAGTAATAATCGCCAGGAGTAACAAAGGCCATTCATTCGGTATTTTGAGCAACAAACCAATGACAATCGTCATCGAACCCAAAGTATCGGCAACAGAAAGGCTGTGGAGTTTGAATAAAACCGAACGATTTCCAACTAACGGGAATGTTCCCCAAAACCAGAAGATAATCCCAACAACAATCAAGCCATAACTTAAAATATCAATCATATTTCATTCAACCCCTTAATTAGATGTGCTAATAGCATTAATCCTGCTTCCCCAACACTGAGGATGATGACGGCAACAACTCCAATCGACCAATCATCTCGCAATACGGAAATAACGAGCATCATGATTGAAGTCTTTGTGGCAATACTGGCGAAAGCAAGAACTTTTTGCCAGATATCATTATCCTGCCAAGCCTCATAAATTGGGATGAGTAAAGCCAAAATCATGGCAATTAGAATTGAGTCCATCTTTTCTTCTTTTAAGTTTATAAATCAATGATGATTTTACCTCGTCTCCCTATCCCCCTGTCTCACCGTATTCCTTCGCTTTCGTTTGACTCTGTGAACTTCATACCAACCATTTTCATGGTATTTGGTGACAATTGTTTTTGGGGTAAAAGTAATCAAAAAGATATCTAAAAATACAAGTCCCGGCGTTCTACAAGGTTTGACTCTTTCCTGAACAATATCTTCGTGGTTGTGGGGACGAAGCATGATTTCTATTGCTTCCATATAAGCTTGGGGAATCGCAATAATAATTTCCCACAATACTCGCAACCAATCTTTTAATGCACTGGGTGATGTTGCACCGCGAGGTAACAATAGCGCGATCGCGACACCGATGATAATATTGGACAAACTGAAGTCAGCGGTAAGCAAGAACCAGATTGCCAATCGAAGGATTATGTTAAGATACGCGATCGCGTCCATACTATCCAAAAAAGTAAAATTAACATCAAACTCATTACCCCAATCAGATGATCGAATTTCTCAACCGCACGAGGTAACTTAATTGTTAGCTTTTTGATAATCAAGAGATAGATCGTCCAACCTATTGCAATGGTTATCAACGGTTTGACAATATTTTTTAGAGTATAAGCTTCATAATACACAAAGTTTGCGACAATTAATCCACCCAGTAAAATAATCATCGCCAACCAAAAACCGAGTGGTAGT comes from Lusitaniella coriacea LEGE 07157 and encodes:
- a CDS encoding DUF4040 domain-containing protein: MIDSYIYVIVALLPLVALMLVFQVNPYQALVIRAILGAVAALVYAVLGAADVALTEALVGTMLAITLYIVAVRSSLVMRLGIIEELGEERESYFAEIIANLKKVIDKHYMRLELVEYPNSQALEQALMAKEVHATCAKQEELEPDSNRIYHAAIRVRRLFEIMQTELSVPEVSLTYITVPNEEEKH
- a CDS encoding cation:proton antiporter → MDAIAYLNIILRLAIWFLLTADFSLSNIIIGVAIALLLPRGATSPSALKDWLRVLWEIIIAIPQAYMEAIEIMLRPHNHEDIVQERVKPCRTPGLVFLDIFLITFTPKTIVTKYHENGWYEVHRVKRKRRNTVRQGDRETR
- a CDS encoding monovalent cation/H(+) antiporter subunit G, whose translation is MIDILSYGLIVVGIIFWFWGTFPLVGNRSVLFKLHSLSVADTLGSMTIVIGLLLKIPNEWPLLLLAIITLAIWNTVLGYVLAYCSSSGKNIRSSHSTDEVGWVEE